The following proteins are encoded in a genomic region of Coffea eugenioides isolate CCC68of chromosome 6, Ceug_1.0, whole genome shotgun sequence:
- the LOC113773862 gene encoding uncharacterized protein LOC113773862, with protein MAMPTYAMSCFKLPVKLCKDIHAIMARFWWREENGKRKVHWCSWKKMAKGKHSGGLGFKDLQGFNKALLGKQIWRLLTCPNLLMSKVMKAKYYPHGSPLSCEVKGNSSWIWKSMMGAREEARRGARKKIEAGQILKIPISLTGRPDCYFWSHSENGQYTVKSAYETITREKKLLELNGKVKGETSWEGRSGKVWKQLWKMKIKHKQKLLVWKILHQALPCREAHHKRTGKCDIICKICGKNSETVEHIFFHCKQAQMIWRMAPLQWDGLKEHTADFRRWWTMLMEVQTQKEGREHINLTVDILWQIWKARNAAEFDGKDTHPMEVIRKAIKDWEKYHQSQQIQHQLSISETETVQDEEERMGENDYLLNMSVEVGQHVEGQNMGIGVATQNNWNQKCETWILNERSTGSAVQDNLLAIKLALYKLKEKGWQHIKIRTPCIQVLNIIRYQAFSNLKLATHLEDIKDLCSMFRKCSFDRLPGDKDRLGAKLSRLAILLL; from the exons ATGGCAATGCCAACCTATGCAATGTCATGTTTCAAGCTTCCAGTCAAACTATGTAAAGACATTCATGCTATTATGGCAAGGTTCTGGTGGAGGGAGGAGAATGGCAAAAGGAAAGTGCATTGGTGTTCATGGAAAAAGATGGCAAAGGGAAAGCACAGTGGTGGCTTAGGATTTAAAGACTTACAAGGCTTTAATAAAGCTCTGTTGGGTAAACAAATCTGGAGGCTTCTCACCTGCCCAAACTTGCTGATGAGCAAGGTGATGAAAGCCAAGTACTATCCACATGGATCACCTCTAAGCTGCGAAGTCAAAGGCAACTCCTCCTGGATATGGAAAAGCATGATGGGAGCAAGAGAGGAGGCAAGGAGAGGTGCAAGGAAGAAAATAG AAGCGGGACAGATTCTCAAAATCCCTATAAGCCTGACGGGTAGACCAGACTGCTATTTTTGGAGCCATAGTGAGAATGGACAGTACACAGTTAAGTCAGCATATGAAACaataacaagagagaaaaaactgTTGGAACTAAACGGCAAAGTCAAGGGAGAGACAAGCTGGGAGGGAAGGAGTGGGAAAGTCTGGAAACAGCTTTGGAAGATGAAGATAAAGCACAAACAAAAGCTGCTTGTATGGAAAATCCTGCACCAAGCCTTGCCATGTAGGGAAGCACATCATAAACGAACAGGCAAATGTGATATAATCTGCAAGATATGTGGGAAAAATAGTGAAACAGTGGAGCATATCTTCTTTCATTGTAAACAAGCACAAATGATATGGCGGATGGCGCCCCTCCAGTGGGATGGACTTAAGGAGCACACTGCTGATTTCAGGCGATGGTGGACCATGTTAATGGAAGTGCAGACGCAAAAGGAGGGGAGGGAGCACATAAACTTAACAGTGGACATCCTTTGGCAGATCTGGAAAGCCAGGAATGCAGCTGAATTTGATGGCAAGGATACACATCCAATGGAAGTTATTAGGAAAGCAATTAAGGACTGGGAGAAGTATCACCAATCACAACAAATACAACATCAGCTGAGCATATCCGAAACAGAAACAGTACAAGATGAGGAGGAACGGATGGGGGAGAATGATTACTTGCTGAACATGAGCGTGGAAGTGGGTCAACATGTGGAAGGCCAAAATATGGGAATTGGAGTTGCAACACAAAACAATTGGAACCAAAAATGCGAAACTTGGATACTAAATGAGAGAAGCACTGGATCAGCAGTGCAGGACAATCTTTTGGCCATCAAACTGGCACTTTATAAGCTAAAGGAGAAAGGATGGCAGCATATCAAGATCCGAACACCATGCATTCAAGTTCTAAATATCATACGGTATCAAGCTTTTAGTAACTTAAAGCTGGCAACTCACCTGGAGGATATAAAAGATCTTTGCTCAATGTTTAGGAAATGCTCATTTGATAGATTACCTGGTGATAAGGATAGACTCGGTGCTAAACTGAGTAGATTAGCCATACTTCTTCTTTGA